One genomic window of Conger conger chromosome 7, fConCon1.1, whole genome shotgun sequence includes the following:
- the LOC133133972 gene encoding E3 ubiquitin-protein ligase TRIM35-like yields MASGSSLLEEELSCPVCTEIFRDPVLLSCCHSFCKACLQQYWDQKGSQECPVCRRRSSKEHPPFSLSLRNTCEAFLKERSQRAKAGSEVLCSLHSEKLKLFCLEDQTPVCLVCQTSRKHRSHTMLPVQEASEDYKEKLRTALAPLQKKLKAFNAVKLICDQTAEHIKGQAQHTERQIKMEFEKLQQFLKDEEAARITALREEETQKSQMMKKKIEKMTEEISSLSEQIRAIEQELGAEDVSFLQSYKDTQIRAQCTLGDPEKVSGALIHVAKHLGNLKYRVWEKMLGTVQYTPVTLDPNTAHPELSLSEDLTSVRRSDERQLVPGNPGRFDGWCWVLGSEGFSSGRHCWDVEVGDNEYWVVGVVKESFSRKGDVDASPAEGVWCIVQYTSGKYTAMTSPRRDLTVKRKLQRVRVKLDWDRGEVSFSDPRNNTPLYTFKHSFTEKLFPFFKSSTHRMQICPLKVFVSVK; encoded by the exons atggcgtctggatcttctctcctggaagaggagctctcctgtcctgtgtgcactgaaatcttcagggatcctgttctCCTGAGTTGCtgtcacagcttctgtaaggcctgtctgcagcagtactgggatcagaagggatctcaggagtgcccagtttgcaggagaagatcttcaAAGGAACATCCTCCCTTTAGCCTGTCTCTGAGGAATACCTGTGAGgcgttcttaaaggagagaagtcagagagccaaagcaggatctgaagtgctctgcagtctgcacagtgagaaactcaaactcttctgtcTGGAGGATCAAACACCCGTCTGCCTTGTCTGTCAAACTTCAAGAAAACATAGAAGTCATACAATGCTACCAGTCCAGGAGGCTTCAGAAGATTATAAG gagaaactcaggactgcactagctccactgcagaagaagctaaaagccttcaatgcagtgaaactaatatgtgatcaaacagcagagcacatcaag ggccaggcccagcacacagagagacagataaagatggagtttgagaaacttcagcagttcctaaaagatgaagaggcagccaggatcactgcactgagggaggaagagacgcagaagagtcagatgatgaagaagaagattgagaagatgacagaagagatatcatccctttcagaacaaatcagagccatagaacaggagctgggagctgaagacgtctcattcctgcag agctacaaggacacacaaatCAG agcccagtgcacactgggggatccagagaaggtctcaggagcgctgattcatgtggccaagcacctgggcaatctgaagtacagagtgtgggagaagatgctggggactgttcaataca ctcctgtgactctggacccaaacacagcacatcctgaactctcactgtctgaggatctgaccagtgtgagacGCAGTGATGAGAGACAGCTGGTTCCTGGTAATCCAGGGAGATTTgatgggtggtgttgggtgctgggctctgagggattcagctcagggagacactgctgggatgtagaagtgggggATAATGAGTACTGGGTGGTAggtgtggttaaagagtccTTCAGCAGGAAAGGGGATGTGGATGCGAGCCCAGCAGAAGGAGTGTGGTGTATAGTGCAGTACACCAGTGGGAAATACACAGCCATGACCTCCCCACGTAGAGACCTCACTGTGAAGAGGAAactccagagggtcagagtgaagctggactgggacaggggggaggtgtcattctctgacccccgtaacaacactcctctctacacttttaaacactccttcactgagaaACTGTTTCCATTCTTTAAATCATCTACTCACAGGATGCAGATCTGTCCACTGAAggtgtttgtgagtgtaaaATAG